The Lycium barbarum isolate Lr01 chromosome 9, ASM1917538v2, whole genome shotgun sequence genome has a segment encoding these proteins:
- the LOC132608732 gene encoding auxin-responsive protein SAUR36-like, with product MRIMRGFRLGRRLVRVFKFIHRRRKAKISYKRLGSSNCATKAISKLCNLGNLLKHCVKGVNFRRPGSGYIPVGSDFMNQNQISKGHLAVYVGEKQDDACRVLVPVTYFNHPLFANLLREAEIVYGFNHSGGIQIPCRTSEFEHVQSIIAATGGGGSSAERRRWRRKYW from the coding sequence ATGAGGATAATGAGAGGATTTAGGCTTGGAAGGAGATTGGTGAGAGTTTTCAAGTTCATTCATAGGAGAAGAAAGGCAAAAATCAGCTACAAACGTTTGGGATCCTCCAATTGTGCAACCAAAGCAATTTCAAAGCTTTGTAATTTGGGAAATTTGTTGAAGCATTGTGTTAAAGGTGTCAACTTTAGAAGACCTGGTTCGGGCTATATCCCGGTGGGGTCGGATTTTATGAATCAGAACCAAATATCAAAGGGTCATTTGGCTGTGTATGTTGGTGAAAAACAGGATGATGCATGTAGAGTTTTAGTGCCCGTGACTTATTTTAATCATCCTTTGTTTGCTAATTTGTTGAGAGAGGCTGAAATTGTTTATGGGTTCAATCACTCGGGTGGCATCCAAATCCCTTGTAGGACATCCGAATTCGAGCACGTTCAATCAATAATTGCCGCCACGGGGGGTGGTGGAAGTAGTGCCGAAAGGAGGAGGTGGAGGCGTAAATACTGGTGA
- the LOC132609832 gene encoding uncharacterized protein LOC132609832: MVLVDLVFHHGGVWIRDPKLLYSMKNVHKWEGYDPDLLSYIDIVNEYKNSLGFVGVQQLIVSIPSGKYYEIEGDDGIRTLLSFVNGEFDVINLFAVEDNELSVDVENIKVNDAATDCSSHGTDNGSNDGADESDYDSAQMEAFAKERNRTINAKLSNYKDLHKFMTFKGIDEARRYMSLYALCHGYNFTLKKSDPLRVRYTCKKECNFVCLISGEKNVAGVSVKTLKGEHKCEPSFENHSVKANTIAYYFKEKVQGNPKYKIKDMRADLKTAFNINASFGKAKRAKRMILEDLEGSFVDDYKKLVGYVNALKESNPGSDIILKVSKAALAEGKRRFLRMYICFDALKKGFRAGLRPFIGLDGTFLKGKAKGQILTDVAQDSMNHFYPIAWAVVDKETKATWLWFLELLGKSLNFNNGEGITLVSDMQKGLIEAVQQALPAALHRFCVKHIEANWRKKGKKTKEMTKVLWWCAWSTYREELDGHLKTLGDFSEEAKDHLLDYPIETWCRTFFDTVCKNQKVENNLVESFNSWILVPRHKAIIGMHEEIRIKVMEMVRNNEEEVLAWATEWSPESIQMYNEFQKIATRCTLHFNGDYGFEVSEGNDKHIVNLSIKKCTCRVWDLTGIPCPHAIKALHYKKLDPLKEIHWWYSKEAYLLTYHHKLQPVPGPKFWKIDPAEAMEPPPLVNMAGRPREKRKKDKDEALKRQTGWVALRKGRVMTCSTCGLIGHNARGCGKLDKMNGEGTSKSGQLKGKKDKKPMKRPSKNKQPMKWPSKDKQPMNMQMRLVDEEVVDEGPLIFLDIATVDDLPLSAPQPSQSIFDPSPSDHDFEYPGLELEEDLPLRPRGVSELKSRLQQRQKQPILTGSRQISFIGDARGLSKPSELYAPKCLSSNGNISLIGRQTEQMRVEKIKARKGNGKAQQRRSYVPTETWCIFVKTLKLSLM; the protein is encoded by the exons ATGGTTTTGGTTGATTTGGTATTTCACCATGGTGGTGTATGGATAAGAGATCCAAAACTGCTATATTCTATGAAGAATGTTCACAAATGGGAAGGTTATGATCCtgatctcttatcttatatagatatcgttaatgaatacaaaaatagtTTAGGGTTTGTGGGTGTTCAACAACTGATTGTGTCTATCCCTTCTGGAAAATATTATGAAATAGAAGGTGATGATGGGATTAGGACATTATTGTCTTTTGTTAATGGTGAGTTTGATGTGATAAACCTATTTGCTGTTGAGGATAATGAATTGTCTGTTGATGTTGAGAACATAAAGGTTAATGATGCAGCTACAGACTGTAGCTCTCATGGTACTGATAATGGTAGTAATGATGGGGCCGATGAATCTGATTATGATAGTGCACAGATGGAGGCTTTTGCAAAAGAAAGAAATAGAACAATCAATGCAAAGTTGTCTAATTATAAGGACTTACACAAATTTATGACATTCAAAGGTATAGATGAAGCTAGGAGATACATGAGCTTATATGCATTGTGCCATGGTTATAATTTTACTTTGAAAAAAAGTGATCCATTAAGGGTTAGGTATACCTGTAAAAAAGAATGCAACTTTGTGTGTCTAATTTCTGGTGAAAAAAATGTTGCTGGTGTTAGTGTGAAAACACTAAAAGGAGAACATAAGTGTGAACCTTCCTTTGAAAACCATAGTGTTAAGGCAAATACAATTGCATACTACTTCAAGGAAAAGGTACAAGGTAACCccaaatataagattaaagataTGAGAGCTGATCTTAAAACAGCTTTTAACATTAATGCTTCCTTTGGTAAGGCTAAGAGAGCCAAAAGAATGATTTTGGAAGATTTGGAAGGTAGTTTCGTTGATGATTATAAAAAGCTTGTTGGATATGTAAATGCTTTGAAGGAGAGTAATCCAGGAAGTGATATCATCCTCAAGGTTTCAAAAGCTGCACTTGCAGAAGGCAAACGAAGATTTTTGAGGATGTACATTTGTTTTGATGCTCTGAAGAAGGGGTTTAGAGCAGGACTGAGACCCTTTATTGGCTTGGATGGGACCTTTTTGAAAGGTAAAGCCAAAGGTCAAATATTAACTGATGTTGCTCAAGACTCAATGAACCACTTTTATCCCATTGCTTGGGCTGTTGTGGACAAAGAAACCAAAGCTACTTGGCTTTGGTTCTTGGAATTGCTTGGGAAGTCTCTAAACTTCAACAATGGAGAAGGGATCACATTAGTCTCAGACATGCaaaag GGACTAATTGAGGCAGTCCAACAAGCTCTACCTGCTGCTTTGCATAGGTTTTGTGTGAAACACATAGAAGCTAATTGGAGAAAGAAAGGGAAGAAAACCAAAGAAATGACTAAGGTTCTTTGGTGGTGTGCATGGAGCACCTATAGAGAGGAGTTGGATGGTCATCTGAAGACATTGGGTGATTTTTCAGAAGAAGCCAAAGACCACTTGTTGGACTACCCAATAGAAACTTGGTGTAGAACTTTCTTTGACACAGTTTGCAAGAATCAGAAAGTGGAAAACAACTTGGTTGAATCATTCAACTCCTGGATATTGGTACCTAGACACAAAGCTATCATTGGGATGCATGAGGAAATAAGAATAAAGGTGATGGAGATGGTGAGAAACAATGAAGAAGAGGTGTTGGCTTGGGCTACTGAATGGAGTCCAGAATCTATACAAATGTACAATGAATTTCAGAAGATTGCTACTAGGTGTACTTTACATTTCAATGGAGATTATGGGTTTGAGGTGAGTGAAGGGAATGACAAGCACATTGTCAATTTGTCTATTAAGAAGTGCACTTGCAGGGTGTGGGACCTCACTGGAATCCCATGTCCCCATGCAATCAAGGCACTTCATTACAAGAAGCTTGATCCCTTGAAAGAGATCCACTGGTGGTACTCAAAAGAAGCATATCTCTTGACTTATCATCACAAGTTACAACCAGTTCCAGGACCAAAGTTCTGGAAAATAGATCCAGCAGAAGCAATGGAACCACCACCTTTGGTAAACATGGCTGGCAGAcctagagagaaaagaaaaaaagacaaagATGAAGCACTTAAGAGGCAAACTGGGTGGGTTGCACTAAGgaaaggaagagttatgacatgTTCAACTTGTGGACTTATTGGACATAATGCTAGGGGTTGTGGAAAG TTGGACAAAATGAATGGTGAAGGCACTTCTAAGAGTGGCCAGTTGAAGGGTAAGAAGGACAAGAAGCCAATGAAGAGACCAAGCAAGAACAAACAACCAATGAAGTGGCCAAGCAAGGACAAGCAACCAATGAACATGCAAATGAGACTAGTCGATGAAGAAGTTGTGGATGAAGGACCTCTTATATTCCTTGATATTGCAACAGTGGATGACTTGCCCTTGTCAGCTCCACAACCTAGTCAGTCCATATTTGATCCATCCCCTAGCGATCATGATTTTGAATATCCTGGACTTGAACTTGAAGAAGATCTACCTTTGAGGCCAAGAGGTGTGTCAGAGTTGAAGTCTAGACTCCAACAAAGACAGAAGCAACCCATACTAACTGGATCAAGACAAATCAGCTTCATTGGTGATGCTAGAGGTTTAAGCAAACCAAGTGAGTTGTATGCACCAAAATGTCTCTCATCGAATGGTAATATATCTCTTATTGGAAGACAGACAGAGCAGATGAGAGTGGAGAAAATTAAGGCAAGGAAGGGTAATGGGAAGGCACAACAGCGAAGGAGTTATGTACCAACTGAAACTTGGTGTATTTTTGTGAAAACTTTAAAACTTTCATTGATGTAA